AGCGGTGCTAGGATCGAATCATGTCGGTACAGGAACGCAAGGCCCGGGAACGGGAGAGCCGTGAGCGCCTCATCGTGGCGACGGCCCGTGAACTAGCCGAGCAGCAGGGCTGGGACGCGGTCACCACGCGTCGGCTCGCCGAGCGCATCGAGTACAGCCAGCCCGTGCTCTACAGCCACTTCCGCGGCAAGCGCGAGATCATCGGCGCCGTCGCCCTTGCGGGTGCTGCCGAGATGGCCGTGGCGCTGCGGGCCGCGACCTCCGCGGCGGACGGCCCTCGCGACCGGGTCACCGCCCTCGCCCGCGCCTACCTCGACTTCGCCGACCGCAACCCGGCGGTCTACGACGCCATGTTCCAGCTCGACGGCGGCCTGGCCTTCGCGGCCGAGGAGACTCCGGAGCCGCTCAAGGACGCCTTCGCCGCCCTGTTGGAGACCCTCGGCGAGGTCGCCGGGGACGGCGTCCACCCGGCTC
This DNA window, taken from Streptomyces griseus subsp. griseus, encodes the following:
- a CDS encoding TetR/AcrR family transcriptional regulator, which encodes MSVQERKARERESRERLIVATARELAEQQGWDAVTTRRLAERIEYSQPVLYSHFRGKREIIGAVALAGAAEMAVALRAATSAADGPRDRVTALARAYLDFADRNPAVYDAMFQLDGGLAFAAEETPEPLKDAFAALLETLGEVAGDGVHPALFTEVFWAALHGLATLARAGRLPPEHTERRVELLVDRLAVV